Proteins encoded by one window of Macaca mulatta isolate MMU2019108-1 chromosome 10, T2T-MMU8v2.0, whole genome shotgun sequence:
- the ABHD16B gene encoding ABHD16B produces the protein MCVICFVKALVHVFKIYLTASYTYTFRGWPVAFRWDDVRAAGGSSSHRALTCAAAAAGVWLLRDEALGGDALGRPPRGVRSQAQCLLQQLRELPGQLASYALAHSLGRWLVYPGSVSLMTRALLPLLQQGQERLVERYHGRRAKLVACDGNEIDTMFMDRRQDPGSHGHGLRLVICCEGNAGFYEMGCLSAPLEAGYSVLGWNHPGFGGSTGVPFPQHDANAMDVVVQYALHRLHFSPAHVVVYGWSVGGFTATWATMTYPGLGALVLDATFDDLVPLALKVMPHSWKGLVVRTVREHFNLNVAEQLCCYPGPVLLLRRTQDDVVSTSGRLRPLSPGGVEGNRGNELLLRLLEHRYPAVMAPEGRAVVIRWLRAGSLAQEAAFYARYRVDEEWCLALLRSYRARCEEELEGEEAQGPHGPAFPWLVGQGLSSRRRRRLALFLARKHLKNVEATHFSPLEPEEFQLPWGL, from the coding sequence ATGTGCGTCATCTGCTTCGTGAAGGCGCTGGTGCACGTGTTCAAGATCTACCTGACCGCCAGCTACACCTACACATTCCGCGGCTGGCCCGTGGCCTTCCGCTGGGATGATGTGCGCGCTGCGGGCGGGAGCAGCAGCCACCGGGCGCTGACCTGCGCGGCCGCCGCGGCGGGCGTGTGGCTGCTGCGGGACGAGGCGCTGGGCGGGGACGCGCTGGGGCGGCCTCCACGTGGGGTGCgcagccaggcgcagtgtctctTGCAGCAGCTCCGCGAGCTGCCCGGCCAGCTCGCTAGTTACGCGCTGGCCCACTCGCTGGGCCGCTGGCTCGTGTACCCCGGCTCGGTGTCCCTGATGACGCGCgcgctgctgccgctgctgcagCAGGGCCAAGAGCGCCTCGTGGAGCGCTACCATGGCCGGCGCGCCAAGCTGGTGGCCTGTGACGGCAACGAGATCGACACCATGTTCATGGACCGCCGCCAGGACCCGGGCAGCCACGGGCACGGGCTGCGCCTCGTCATCTGCTGCGAAGGCAATGCCGGCTTCTATGAGATGGGCTGTCTGTCTGCACCGCTCGAGGCCGGCTACTCCGTGCTGGGCTGGAACCACCCCGGCTTCGGCGGCAGCACTGGCGTGCCCTTCCCTCAGCACGACGCCAACGCCATGGACGTGGTGGTCCAGTACGCACTGCACCGCCTGCACTTCTCGCCCGCGCACGTGGTGGTCTACGGCTGGTCTGTTGGCGGCTTCACGGCCACCTGGGCCACCATGACCTACCCGGGGCTGGGTGCACTGGTGCTGGACGCCACCTTCGACGACCTCGTGCCGCTGGCGCTGAAGGTCATGCCCCACAGCTGGAAGGGGCTGGTGGTGCGCACCGTGCGCGAGCACTTCAACCTTAACGTGGCCGAGCAGCTGTGCTGCTACCCGGGGCCGGTGCTGCTGCTCCGACGCACGCAGGACGACGTGGTCAGCACCTCGGGCCGCCTGCGCCCCCTGTCACCCGGCGGCGTGGAGGGCAACCGGGGCAACGAGCTGCTGCTGCGCCTGTTGGAGCACCGCTACCCCGCCGTGATGGCGCCGGAGGGCCGTGCAGTCGTCATCCGCTGGCTGCGCGCTGGCAGCTTGGCGCAAGAGGCCGCCTTCTATGCACGCTACCGCGTGGACGAGGAGTGGTGCCTGGCGCTGCTGCGCTCCTACCGTGCACGCTGCGAAGAGGAGCTGGAGGGCGAGGAGGCCCAGGGGCCACACGGACCCGCCTTCCCATGGCTGGTGGGCCAGGGCCTGAGCTCGCGGCGGCGCCGGCGGCTCGCACTGTTCCTGGCTCGGAAGCACCTCAAGAACGTGGAGGCGACTCACTTCAGCCCTCTGGAGCCTGAGGAGTTTCAGTTGCCCTGGGGGCTGTAA